The proteins below are encoded in one region of Sedimentibacter sp. zth1:
- a CDS encoding AAA family ATPase — protein sequence MDNNDLFQWTKFYMEFAGKLLLYKNDRQSLLNLLKNVFDEVGIKFPYTENGEIIYDICPFTVFGAFNRGIKDENRIAIITALKNRLEMSSMVPSSFEGIPVLNNMKTWFFSYKKDQGEKDIDNLWRMFEYAIKYSDTPSADGKSDFIEMYDIVLKQNNVKWNLTMALYWCRPYTYINLDNRNRKFVLEDGNLPHYFQTVFAGIDKKMPDGNKYLFMCEQCSNAISKGDFGYMNLPELSYIAWQDTIKKGDKKSNAEFLKWFAPIISAIKKLGGKASPKDVREQIAKDMNLSKDELNEKRGKTNTNKFANEVAFARNYLAYEGIIDKSERGIWALTQKGMSCDMTEQLASDIFRKWVEVLKSKREADEKDLPVDEQVHFWVYAAGENSRLWDEFYQEKIMAIGWDELGDLSDYVDREEMRTALKQKGELDKAYKNDSLATWQFVNTLKIGDIVYVKRGLSKIVGRGIVKSEYHYDELRKEYKNTRAVEWTNKGEFEHPGQAVMKTLTDVTQYTEYVLKLEEIFSEDTGTVVDLQKEIEYAKYTEEDFMNNVFMDESSYEQISRLLLKKKNIILQGAPGVGKTYAAKRLAYSIMKVKDTSRVMMVQFHQSYSYEDFVMGYRPAKEGFELSAGPFYEFCKKAQDDEDREYFFIIDEINRGNLSKIFGELLMLIETDKRGESLRLLYSNELFMVPSNVYIIGMMNTADRSLAMIDYALRRRFAFFELKPAFTNEKFDEMKELASNYKFDKLIDIVVALNKVIENDDSLGAGFVVGHSYFCISEPVLDSDLSAIVEFELLPLLREYWFDEQSKIAEWEEKLRGALND from the coding sequence ATGGATAATAATGATTTGTTTCAATGGACAAAGTTTTATATGGAATTTGCAGGTAAGCTTTTACTATATAAAAATGATAGACAATCGTTACTTAACTTATTAAAAAATGTATTTGATGAAGTTGGAATAAAGTTTCCGTATACTGAAAATGGTGAAATTATTTATGACATATGTCCATTTACAGTTTTTGGAGCATTTAATCGCGGAATAAAGGATGAAAATAGAATTGCTATTATCACAGCTCTAAAAAATAGATTAGAGATGTCATCTATGGTGCCAAGTTCTTTTGAGGGTATTCCGGTTCTAAATAATATGAAGACATGGTTTTTCTCATACAAAAAAGATCAGGGAGAAAAAGATATTGATAATTTGTGGCGAATGTTTGAATATGCAATAAAATATTCGGATACTCCATCAGCTGATGGCAAGAGTGATTTTATTGAAATGTATGATATTGTTTTGAAACAGAATAATGTTAAGTGGAATTTGACAATGGCATTATATTGGTGCAGACCATATACGTATATAAACTTGGATAATAGAAATCGCAAATTTGTTTTAGAGGATGGCAACTTACCACATTATTTTCAAACTGTATTTGCTGGAATTGATAAGAAAATGCCAGATGGAAATAAGTATTTATTTATGTGCGAACAATGTTCAAATGCAATAAGCAAGGGAGATTTTGGCTATATGAATCTTCCGGAATTATCTTATATTGCATGGCAGGATACAATTAAAAAAGGTGATAAAAAGTCTAATGCAGAGTTCTTAAAATGGTTTGCCCCAATTATATCAGCAATTAAAAAGTTAGGTGGTAAAGCAAGTCCTAAAGATGTAAGAGAACAAATAGCAAAGGATATGAACCTGTCAAAAGATGAACTTAATGAAAAGAGAGGGAAAACTAATACAAATAAATTTGCAAATGAAGTTGCATTTGCAAGAAATTATTTGGCTTATGAAGGAATTATAGATAAATCAGAACGAGGTATATGGGCATTAACTCAAAAGGGAATGTCCTGTGATATGACAGAACAATTAGCAAGCGATATTTTTCGGAAATGGGTTGAAGTACTAAAAAGCAAGCGTGAAGCCGATGAAAAAGATCTGCCTGTTGATGAACAAGTTCATTTCTGGGTGTATGCAGCAGGTGAAAATTCAAGATTATGGGATGAGTTCTACCAAGAGAAGATTATGGCTATTGGGTGGGATGAACTTGGTGATTTGAGTGATTATGTAGATAGAGAAGAAATGCGTACAGCACTGAAGCAAAAGGGAGAATTGGATAAAGCTTATAAAAATGATTCTTTAGCAACATGGCAATTTGTAAACACATTGAAGATTGGTGATATCGTATATGTTAAAAGAGGATTATCTAAAATAGTTGGGCGTGGAATTGTTAAATCAGAGTACCATTATGATGAATTAAGAAAAGAATATAAGAATACGAGAGCTGTAGAATGGACTAATAAAGGTGAATTTGAGCATCCAGGACAAGCGGTTATGAAAACTTTAACTGATGTTACTCAATATACAGAATATGTATTAAAACTAGAAGAAATATTTTCTGAAGATACTGGCACTGTAGTTGATTTACAAAAAGAAATAGAATATGCAAAATATACAGAAGAAGATTTTATGAATAATGTATTTATGGATGAAAGTTCATATGAGCAGATTTCAAGACTTTTACTTAAGAAGAAAAATATCATTTTGCAAGGAGCACCAGGTGTTGGTAAAACTTACGCAGCAAAACGATTAGCATATTCCATTATGAAAGTTAAGGATACTAGCCGTGTAATGATGGTGCAATTTCATCAAAGTTATAGCTATGAAGATTTTGTAATGGGTTATAGACCAGCAAAAGAAGGATTTGAGCTATCAGCAGGACCATTTTATGAGTTTTGTAAAAAAGCGCAAGATGATGAAGATAGAGAATATTTCTTTATTATTGATGAGATAAATAGAGGTAACCTAAGTAAGATATTTGGTGAATTGCTAATGCTTATTGAAACGGATAAAAGGGGTGAAAGTTTACGCCTTTTGTATTCTAATGAGTTGTTTATGGTACCATCCAATGTTTATATTATTGGAATGATGAATACTGCTGATAGAAGTTTAGCAATGATAGATTATGCGCTTAGAAGGAGATTTGCATTTTTTGAATTGAAGCCGGCATTTACAAATGAGAAATTTGATGAAATGAAAGAATTGGCATCAAATTATAAGTTTGATAAGCTTATTGATATAGTAGTAGCACTTAATAAGGTAATAGAAAATGACGATTCTTTAGGTGCTGGATTTGTAGTAGGACATAGTTACTTCTGTATTTCAGAGCCAGTATTAGATAGCGACCTGAGTGCAATTGTTGAATTTGAATTGCTCCCATTGCTCAGAGAATATTGGTTTGATGAGCAATCAAAAATTGCTGAATGGGAAGAAAAATTGCGTGGTGCTTTAAATGATTAA